From the Synechococcus sp. UW179A genome, one window contains:
- a CDS encoding prohibitin family protein — MRSATPGGPEGGLVAIVALVLAGLLLLGQALFVVPAGEVAVITTLGKVSGGPRQPGLNVKAPLVQQVWPFSIRTQVRPENFATLTKDLQVIQATATIKYALRPDEAGRVYSTIASSDRDVYPRIIQPSLLKALKSVFSQYELVTIASEWNDISSLVASTVAEELDQFDYVKVVGLDLTGLEIAEEYRAAIEQKQIAEQQLLRAQTEVKIAEQEALRYDTLNKSLDDQVLYKLFLDKWDGQTQVVPGLPGAAGGTPPVIVGRK, encoded by the coding sequence ATGCGATCGGCCACCCCAGGAGGTCCCGAAGGCGGTCTGGTGGCGATCGTTGCCCTTGTGTTGGCCGGTTTACTGCTCTTGGGCCAGGCGCTGTTTGTGGTCCCAGCCGGAGAGGTCGCGGTAATCACCACCCTTGGCAAGGTGAGCGGGGGGCCGCGCCAGCCGGGCCTCAATGTGAAAGCACCGTTGGTTCAGCAGGTGTGGCCATTCAGCATCAGAACTCAGGTGAGACCTGAGAATTTCGCCACTCTCACCAAGGATCTTCAAGTGATCCAGGCCACAGCCACCATCAAATATGCCTTGCGCCCTGATGAAGCGGGCCGCGTTTACAGCACGATTGCAAGCAGTGACCGCGATGTTTATCCGCGCATCATTCAGCCTTCATTGCTCAAGGCCCTGAAGTCTGTGTTCTCCCAGTACGAGCTGGTCACAATCGCTTCTGAGTGGAATGACATTTCCTCGCTTGTGGCCTCCACGGTTGCTGAGGAACTGGACCAGTTCGATTACGTGAAGGTTGTGGGTTTGGATCTCACCGGTTTGGAAATTGCTGAGGAATACAGGGCTGCCATTGAGCAGAAACAGATTGCTGAGCAGCAGCTGCTGCGCGCTCAGACGGAGGTCAAAATCGCTGAACAGGAAGCGCTGCGTTACGACACGCTCAACAAGAGCCTCGATGACCAGGTTCTTTACAAGCTCTTCCTGGACAAGTGGGACGGCCAGACCCAGGTTGTGCCTGGACTTCCCGGGGCTGCCGGCGGAACCCCCCCGGTGATCGTTGGCCGCAAGTGA
- a CDS encoding Nif11 family protein: MSMKQLETFLARANGNDNIRREVEQCAGDTTCVAKVGMRHGHKFSAANFSRWQREHK, encoded by the coding sequence ATGTCCATGAAACAGTTGGAGACTTTTCTCGCCAGGGCTAACGGCAACGACAACATCCGCCGCGAGGTTGAGCAGTGCGCCGGTGATACAACCTGTGTGGCCAAGGTTGGAATGCGCCATGGTCATAAGTTCTCCGCTGCCAACTTCAGCCGCTGGCAGCGCGAGCACAAGTAA
- a CDS encoding SagB family peptide dehydrogenase — translation MSLLLSSGVAGICDGQGVADIDQEAVDACWTAEDLAFHCHTRERMIDLFCDQSQQKLIEKQQFPAKHQRIILGSAALPKPSRINHNLSFFQVVRERKTIRVYQEQPINAGLLSDFLWHSMHIREEILCDPALSRAYSGLLRPVASAGALHSIELYLCINRCIGLQPGFYHYDSFNHSLGKLSDLSEVCVQMLEQAAASTCRAPQAASVSSGQGQLPDVLVVMAARYGRNASLHQQTGLSYALILKDVGSIYQQLYLVATALGLAPCGLSFGDSELFEQASGLSDRLECSVGEFMIGNPPSTHAFDPSTAVLA, via the coding sequence GTGTCATTGCTATTGAGTTCCGGAGTCGCAGGGATTTGCGATGGTCAAGGTGTTGCTGACATCGATCAGGAGGCTGTTGATGCGTGCTGGACAGCTGAAGATCTCGCATTTCATTGCCACACTCGTGAGCGGATGATTGACCTATTTTGCGATCAATCACAGCAGAAGTTAATCGAAAAACAGCAGTTTCCTGCGAAGCATCAGAGAATCATTCTTGGCTCCGCAGCTCTTCCCAAGCCATCCCGTATTAATCACAACCTGAGTTTTTTTCAAGTTGTTCGCGAGCGCAAAACAATACGTGTTTATCAGGAGCAGCCGATTAATGCTGGTCTGTTAAGTGATTTCCTCTGGCACTCCATGCACATTCGTGAGGAAATCCTTTGCGATCCTGCTCTGTCTCGAGCGTATTCAGGCTTGTTGAGGCCTGTTGCCAGTGCTGGAGCCCTTCATTCAATTGAGCTCTATTTATGCATTAACCGATGTATCGGCCTTCAGCCGGGCTTCTACCACTACGACTCCTTCAATCACTCTCTTGGAAAGCTGAGCGATCTCAGCGAGGTCTGTGTGCAGATGCTGGAACAGGCGGCGGCCTCGACATGTCGTGCACCTCAGGCAGCATCTGTTTCGTCGGGTCAGGGTCAGTTGCCTGATGTTCTTGTTGTGATGGCTGCCCGTTATGGCAGAAATGCAAGTCTTCATCAGCAAACCGGTTTGTCCTACGCGCTGATCCTCAAAGATGTGGGATCGATCTATCAGCAGCTCTATCTGGTGGCGACGGCTCTGGGACTCGCGCCTTGTGGCCTGAGTTTTGGTGACAGCGAGTTGTTTGAACAGGCATCAGGTCTTTCCGATCGGCTTGAATGTTCCGTTGGTGAATTCATGATTGGCAACCCACCGTCAACGCATGCATTTGACCCGTCGACTGCTGTTTTGGCTTAG
- a CDS encoding DoxX family protein yields the protein MIRAFLTKPFLADAGLLVLRVFTGVLLIHHGYEKLANIDNFADAFVRPLGLPFPITLSYIAAFSEVGGSWLLITGLLTRFGALAILGTMSVAIYHAISTSGFNIYLLELLGLYFASVAAILAVGPGRLSVDELIVRRFAPDTRSQASRLEAAFAANNESVNGAKADVVADGVS from the coding sequence GTGATCAGGGCATTTCTTACAAAGCCGTTCCTCGCCGACGCAGGCCTACTTGTGCTCCGGGTTTTTACAGGAGTACTCCTGATCCATCACGGTTACGAGAAGCTTGCCAACATCGACAACTTTGCTGACGCTTTTGTTCGCCCTTTAGGGCTTCCATTCCCAATCACTCTCTCTTATATCGCTGCCTTTTCTGAAGTTGGTGGCAGCTGGCTCCTCATCACAGGGCTGCTGACACGCTTTGGTGCCTTAGCCATCCTCGGAACAATGAGTGTGGCCATCTACCACGCCATTAGCACGTCCGGATTCAACATTTACTTGCTTGAGCTCCTGGGTCTGTATTTCGCTTCTGTAGCGGCAATTCTTGCTGTCGGCCCCGGTCGTTTGTCCGTCGATGAACTGATCGTTCGACGTTTTGCTCCTGACACGCGCTCTCAAGCAAGTCGTCTTGAAGCAGCTTTTGCCGCTAACAACGAATCAGTCAATGGTGCCAAAGCAGATGTCGTTGCTGACGGAGTGAGCTGA
- a CDS encoding SOS response-associated peptidase has product MCGRYALSTPLNKLPTVLLDGMGQEHRTRYAPRDMIVPGEPLLACRCDQSGPEASLMLWGLIPGWLKDPSNGPRPFNARAETVAEKPSFRGSWRHRRCLIPASCFFEKGRTIRRIDRQPFWLAGLWERWLGSDGSEVDTCTVLTTIPNALVKPLHHRMPVLIPEGLEQAWMASLDGQQLRALEPLLGPWDPSGWEVVSGRDDGQLSLLSALQN; this is encoded by the coding sequence ATGTGCGGTCGTTATGCCCTCTCGACGCCCTTGAACAAGCTGCCTACCGTTTTGCTTGACGGTATGGGTCAGGAACATCGGACTCGCTATGCGCCAAGGGACATGATCGTTCCTGGCGAACCATTGCTGGCATGTCGTTGTGATCAGTCGGGTCCGGAGGCCTCGCTGATGCTCTGGGGGCTGATCCCAGGCTGGTTGAAGGACCCTTCCAACGGCCCCAGGCCTTTCAATGCTCGTGCAGAAACGGTTGCTGAGAAGCCCAGTTTTCGAGGGTCTTGGCGTCATCGACGCTGTCTGATCCCTGCCAGTTGTTTCTTTGAAAAAGGTCGCACCATCAGGCGCATTGATCGCCAACCCTTTTGGCTTGCTGGGCTCTGGGAGCGTTGGCTGGGGAGTGACGGTAGTGAAGTTGATACTTGCACTGTCCTCACCACGATTCCCAATGCGCTCGTCAAGCCTCTGCATCACCGCATGCCCGTTCTGATTCCGGAGGGATTGGAGCAAGCTTGGATGGCATCCCTTGATGGCCAGCAGCTGAGAGCTCTTGAGCCGCTGCTCGGTCCATGGGATCCAAGCGGCTGGGAAGTTGTTTCAGGTCGGGACGACGGTCAACTTTCTTTGCTCTCTGCACTGCAAAATTGA
- a CDS encoding nuclear transport factor 2 family protein — protein sequence MPAPTEEQWRELYDENVRFKDPTQERQGIKAYVEAQDGLMRRCDDVYLTPAAIAVEGDTAFVEWEMGLKIKGIEFIYPGTSRLRFNAEGKVEDHRDYFDFVGPTFEPVPVVGGFVRWLYKRFVD from the coding sequence ATGCCAGCTCCCACTGAAGAGCAATGGCGAGAGTTATATGACGAGAACGTTCGCTTCAAGGACCCGACTCAGGAGCGTCAGGGCATCAAGGCCTATGTCGAAGCACAAGACGGGCTGATGCGGCGTTGCGATGACGTGTACCTCACCCCTGCCGCTATTGCCGTAGAGGGTGACACGGCATTTGTGGAATGGGAAATGGGTCTCAAGATTAAGGGGATCGAATTCATCTATCCGGGCACCAGCCGTCTTCGCTTCAACGCTGAAGGCAAGGTTGAGGATCACCGAGACTATTTTGATTTTGTGGGTCCCACCTTTGAGCCCGTACCCGTAGTTGGTGGTTTTGTGCGCTGGCTCTACAAACGGTTTGTTGACTGA
- a CDS encoding chlorophyll a/b-binding protein — protein sequence MPDQQYQYEPIEAFGESLTTNRPWNTSALEIVERINGRTAMVGFTAAIVGECITGHGPAGQVVDLIRWYLS from the coding sequence ATGCCCGACCAGCAATATCAATACGAACCCATCGAAGCCTTCGGAGAAAGTCTCACTACCAATCGTCCCTGGAACACCTCGGCACTGGAAATTGTTGAGCGCATCAATGGACGTACTGCCATGGTGGGGTTTACAGCCGCGATCGTCGGCGAGTGCATTACCGGACATGGTCCAGCTGGTCAGGTGGTGGACCTAATCCGCTGGTACCTCAGCTGA